A part of Oncorhynchus clarkii lewisi isolate Uvic-CL-2024 chromosome 17, UVic_Ocla_1.0, whole genome shotgun sequence genomic DNA contains:
- the LOC139370413 gene encoding zona pellucida sperm-binding protein 3-like, which translates to MSLLWKCAIVLAVVVAAASAANEDFNVDCEKHSIKVTWKVSPELVEHAARLFLGHCVPSTFSVLPTGEGMATFHYNLNGCAIKKRVTGKKHIYSTSLTYRPNQKPKPAAISHHIKCVYIRPEGWIPPFLIPAYGSAEGHGGLVFHMALLNEDLTGLAKSSLFPLGSFIPIWAAVDQKDHQPLLLLLEECVAATTPELQSASLVYPIITNKGCLADGKTGNSRFLPRYHSSAILLYLQSFKFALGEEVYIHCKLVAWDPEVFDIEKKACHYIKETGGWELLDDPSQSDLCKCCDSSCKPRLKRGVDSEPQGLVQNSVLGPLTIVENSETRIPSEFVKYPTVEQVDWLV; encoded by the exons CATTAAAGTGACATGGAAGGTCAGTCCAGAGTTGGTTGAACATGCTGCCCGTCttttccttggacactgtgttccGTCCACATTTTCTGTTCTTCCCACGGGAGAAGGGATGGCGACATTCCACTACAACCTCAATGGCTGTGCCATCAAGAAACGG GTGACTGGCAAAAAACACATCTATTCAACCAGCCTGACTTACAGACCTAACCAAAAGCCCAAACCTGCTGCTATTAGTCACCATATTAAGTGTGTTTACATAAG ACCTGAGGGATGGATTCCCCCATTCCTTATCCCTGCCTATGGTAGTGCTGAGGGTCATGGAGGATTGGTTTTCCACATGGCACTCCTCAATG AAGACCTTACTGGTCTGGCTAAGAGCAGCCTGTTTCCCCTGGGCTCTTTCATCCCCATCTGGGCAGCAGTGGATCAGAAGGACCATCAGCCCTTGCTGCTGCTCTTGGAGGAGTGTGTGGCGGCCACAACACCAGAACTGCAGTCTGCGAGCCTGGTGTACCCCATCATCACCAACAAGGG TTGCCTTGCAGATGGGAAGACTGGGAACTCCAGGTTCCTGCCTAGGTACCACTCCTCTGCTATTCTGCTTTACCTGCAGTCCTTCAAGTTTGCCTTAGGCGAGGAA GTGTATATTCATTGTAAGCTTGTTGCATGGGACCCTGAGGTTTTTGATATCGAAAAGAAGGCCTGCCACTATATTAAAGAGACTGGAGG ATGGGAGCTGCTGGACGACCCGTCTCAAAGTGACCTCTGCAAGTGCTGTGACTCGAGTTGCAAGCCTCGGTTGAAGAGGGGGGTGGATTCAG AACCCCAGGGCCTGGTTCAAAACTCTGTTCTTGGACCGCTCACAATAGTGGAAAACTCTGAAACCCGGATCCCCAGTGAATTTGTAAAATATCCTACTGTAGAACAAG TTGACTGGTTGGTGTAA
- the LOC139370415 gene encoding cholecystokinin-like, which translates to MAMSGLLVCVLMAALVGVGLTAPVSKSDGNTKQGGILPQLLARREAVRNAAENFAKREQHPQTSMARMERMSHLSEDQREFMSKQIMQAISEMMNQCPDRDYQGWVDFGRRSAE; encoded by the exons ATGGCAATGAGTGGATTGTTGGTGTGCGTCCTCATGGCAGCGCTAGTAGGGGTTGGTTTGACAGCACCCGTATCCAAGTCGGATGGCAACACCAAACAGGGTGGGATACTGCCACAGCTACTGGCCAGGAGGGAGGCAGTGAGAAATGCTGCGGAGAACTTCGCTAAGCGGGAGCAACACCCTCAAACGAGCATGGCACGGATGGAGAGGATGTCGCACCTGTCGGAGGACCAGCGCGAGTTCATGTCCAAGCAAATCATGCAGGCCATCTCAG AGATGATGAACCAGTGTCCGGACCGGGACTACCAAGGATGGGTAGACTTTGGACGGCGGAGTGCAGAGTAG
- the LOC139370414 gene encoding keratin, type I cytoskeletal 42-like translates to MRSPTHKKDVSGFYGTITDIRNKIQARSVENSQMILQVDNARLAADDFKIKLETEVNMRMKIEGDVARLRGVLDSFTLTRAELEIQIEGLKEELVYLRKNHEEEMHLMRTQHCGAVNVEMDCASSVDMSKVLEEMRTQYEGMITKNQRDAAKWFESKVEVLQNQITTSTTEVKTSQSQVTDLKRTFQSLEIELHGLLTQKGYLEQSVVDINGRHGSQLSQLQVCINSMEEELQQLNVSIQQQASEYQILLDIKMRLEMEIAEYRRLLDGEGLSRHVETRQEVRKVIVVEKVQEVQHIQEVAEEYNPHMQKRVRVIVEEMVDGKVVSTSVDEKVQDMN, encoded by the exons ATGAGATCACCGACTCACAAGAAGGACGTCAGTGGGTTCTATGGCACCATCACAGACATCCGCAACAAG ATCCAAGCCAGGTCTGTGGAGAactctcagatgatcctgcaggtggaTAATGCCAGACTTGCAGCTGATGACTTCAAGATTAA GTTAGAGACGGAGGTTAACATGCGTATGAAGATAGAAGGGGATGTGGCTCGTCTGAGAGGAGTCCTGGACAGCTTTACACTCACCAGAGCAGAACTGGAGATACAGATTGAGGGGCTGAAGGAGGAGCTGGTCTACCTCAGGAAGAACCACGAGGAG GAGATGCATTTGATGCGGACGCAGCATTGTGGTGCTGTGAATGTGGAGATGGACTGTGCTTCCTCAGTGGACATGAGCAAGGTGCTGGAGGAGATGAGGACCCAGTATGAGGGCATGATAACGAAGAACCAGAGAGATGCTGCCAAGTGGTTTGAAAGCAAG gtggagGTGCTTCAGAACCAGATCACCACCAGCACCACAGAGGTGAAGACCTCTCAGTCTCAGGTGACCGACCTGAAGAGGACCTTCCAGAGCCTGGAGATTGAACTGCATGGCCTGCTCACTCAG AAGGGGTACCTGGAGCAGAGCGTTGTTGATATAAACGGCCGCCACGGCTCCCAGCTGAGCCAGCTGCAGGTTTGTATCAACAGCATGGAGGAGGAGCTGCAGCAGCTCAACGTCAGCATCCAGCAGCAGGCCTCTGAGTACCAGATCCTCCTGGACATCAAGATGAGGCTGGAGATGGAGATCGCTGAGTACAGGAGGCTGCTGGATGGAGAGGGACTCAG TAGGCATGTGGAGACCAGACAGGAGGTCAGGAAGGTGATCGTGGTCGAGAAGGTCCAGGAAGTACAACATATCCAGGAAGTGGCGGAAG agtataatccacacatgcagaaGAGGGTGAGGGTGATCGTGGAGGAGATGGTGGATGGGAAGGTGGTGTCCACCTCAGTAGATGAGAAGGTCCAGGATATGAACTAA
- the LOC139369613 gene encoding zona pellucida sperm-binding protein 3-like — protein sequence MSLLWQCAIVLAVVVAASAANEDFNVDCEKHSIKVTWKVSPELVEHAARLFLGHCVPSTFSVLPTGEGMATFHYNLNGCAIKKRVTGKKHIYSTSLTYRPNQKPKPAAISHHIKCVYIRPEGWIPPFLIPAYGSAEGHGGLVFHMALLNEDLTGLAKSSLFPLGSFIPIWAAVDQKDHQPLLLLLEECVAATTPELQSASLVYPIITNKGCLADGKTGNSRFLPRYHSSAILLYLQSFKFALGEEVYIHCKLVAWDPEVFDIEKKACHYIKETGGWELLDDPSQSDLCKCCDSSCKPRLKRGVDSEPQGLVQNSVLGPLTIVENSETRIPSEFVKYPTVEQVDWLV from the exons ATGTCTCTCCTGTGGCAATGTGCAATTGTTTTGGCTGTCGTCGTAGCAGCAAGCGCTGCCAATGAAG ATTTTAATGTGGATTGTGAGAAACACTCCATTAAAGTGACATGGAAGGTCAGTCCAGAGTTGGTTGAACATGCTGCCCGTCttttccttggacactgtgttccGTCCACATTTTCTGTTCTTCCCACGGGAGAAGGGATGGCGACATTCCACTACAACCTCAATGGCTGTGCCATCAAGAAACGG GTGACTGGCAAAAAACACATCTATTCAACCAGCCTGACTTACAGACCTAACCAAAAGCCCAAACCTGCTGCTATTAGTCACCATATTAAGTGTGTTTACATAAG ACCTGAGGGATGGATTCCCCCATTCCTTATCCCTGCCTATGGTAGTGCTGAGGGTCATGGAGGATTGGTTTTCCACATGGCACTCCTCAATG AAGACCTTACTGGTCTGGCTAAGAGCAGCCTGTTTCCCCTGGGCTCTTTCATCCCCATCTGGGCAGCAGTGGATCAGAAGGACCATCAGCCCTTGCTGCTGCTCTTGGAGGAGTGTGTGGCGGCCACAACACCAGAACTGCAGTCTGCGAGCCTGGTGTACCCCATCATCACCAACAAGGG TTGCCTTGCAGATGGGAAGACTGGGAACTCCAGGTTCCTGCCTAGGTACCACTCCTCTGCTATTCTGCTTTACCTGCAGTCCTTCAAGTTTGCCTTAGGCGAGGAA GTGTATATTCATTGTAAGCTTGTTGCATGGGACCCTGAGGTTTTTGATATCGAAAAGAAGGCCTGCCACTATATTAAAGAGACTGGAGG ATGGGAGCTGCTGGACGACCCGTCTCAAAGTGACCTCTGCAAGTGCTGTGACTCGAGTTGCAAGCCTCGGTTGAAGAGGGGGGTGGATTCAG AACCCCAGGGCCTGGTTCAAAACTCTGTTCTTGGACCGCTCACAATAGTGGAAAACTCTGAAACCCGGATCCCCAGTGAATTTGTAAAATATCCTACTGTAGAACAAG TTGACTGGTTGGTGTAA